From Rhododendron vialii isolate Sample 1 chromosome 7a, ASM3025357v1:
GCCTTTCCAGGTGTTTAGAAGGGAAGAAAGGAACAGATGTAAGACTTGCAGCCATCGCTGTTGGAACTGGTCACTGCGGAGGATTGGGTAAGCTTTTTGTTAGAGGAAGCAATTCTACTTGTGGGGTCACTAACCTTGGCCTCAAAGCAATTGCTAGTTCCTGCCGTTCTTTAAAGGTTCTTTCTCTGTGGAATGTATCGTCTGTTGGAGATGAAGGCCTAGTTGAGATTGCCAATGGATGTTGCTTATTAGAAAAGCTTGACCTTTCCCACTGCCCAAATATTTCCAATAAAGCCTTGTTGGCCATTGCTAAGAACTGTCCCAACCTGATGTCTGTAACTATTGATTCGTGTTCAAACATAGGGAACGAAAGCCTTCAAGCCGTTGGGACTTACTGCCGCAGCTTGAGGTCCATCTCTATCAAAAACTGCCCTCTTGTTAGTGATCAAGGAATTGCAAGTCTCCTGTCATTGGCAGGTAATATTTTGACTAAGTTGAAGCTTCAGGCTTTGAACATCAGTGACATGTCTCTTGCTGTTATTGGACACTATGGCAAGGGAGTTACAGACTTATTTCTCTGTGACCTTCAGTACGTAAGTGAGAAGGGTTTCTGGGTCATGGGCAATGGTCAGGGTTTGCCGAAGTTGAGATCCTTTACACTTACTTCTTGCCATGGAGTTACTGATTTAGGGCTGGAAGCCATGGGCAAAGGTTGCCCAAATCTGAAACGGTTTTGCCTACATAAATGTGCGCTCTTATCCGACATTGGATtggtttcttttgccaaagtCGCACAGTCGCTTGAGAGCCTGCAATTAGAGGAATGCCATAGGGTTACCCAATCTGGGTTTTTTGGTGTTCTTGTAAATTGTACTGGCAGATTGAAGGCTCTTGCTCTAGCAAACTGCTTAGGGTTTAAGGACTCGCCTTTTGGATTCCCTTTGATGGCACAATGCGCTTCCTTGCAATCTTTGTCAATCCATAACTGTCTTGGATTTGGCGATTTTAGTTTGGCTATTTTGGGTAAATTGTGCCCCCAACTCCAGTATGTGGACCTCAATGGGCTCCATGGAATTACTGACGAAGGGCTTCTCCCTCTCATTGAAATCTGTGAGGCTGGTCTATCGAAGGTTAATCTAAGTGGATGTGTAAATTTGTCAGATAAGGTTATCTCCGTCATTACGAAGTCGCATGGCTCCACTCTTGAACTGCTTAATCTGGATGGTTGCAAACATATCACTGATGAAAGCTTGGTAGCGATTGCTGAGCATTGCTCATT
This genomic window contains:
- the LOC131333413 gene encoding EIN3-binding F-box protein 1-like — translated: MSKLFDFAGHANLFPGGSIYPNLKESRLFLSLGNHVDIFFTPRKRSCISAPFVFSDEIFVEKQSPSIDVLPDECLFEVLRRLPQGKEKSICASVSKRWLMLLSNIRRDEICSKEAAPSLEMEKKLTLCDKKGGSIGTKVGVEGEDQELEADGCLSRCLEGKKGTDVRLAAIAVGTGHCGGLGKLFVRGSNSTCGVTNLGLKAIASSCRSLKVLSLWNVSSVGDEGLVEIANGCCLLEKLDLSHCPNISNKALLAIAKNCPNLMSVTIDSCSNIGNESLQAVGTYCRSLRSISIKNCPLVSDQGIASLLSLAGNILTKLKLQALNISDMSLAVIGHYGKGVTDLFLCDLQYVSEKGFWVMGNGQGLPKLRSFTLTSCHGVTDLGLEAMGKGCPNLKRFCLHKCALLSDIGLVSFAKVAQSLESLQLEECHRVTQSGFFGVLVNCTGRLKALALANCLGFKDSPFGFPLMAQCASLQSLSIHNCLGFGDFSLAILGKLCPQLQYVDLNGLHGITDEGLLPLIEICEAGLSKVNLSGCVNLSDKVISVITKSHGSTLELLNLDGCKHITDESLVAIAEHCSLLRELDVSKSAVTDSGLAALACAVQLNLQILSISGCSFMSDKSLPCLLKMGRTLLGLNIQHTNAISSSMVDLLVECLWRCDILS